Proteins co-encoded in one Oreochromis aureus strain Israel breed Guangdong linkage group 3, ZZ_aureus, whole genome shotgun sequence genomic window:
- the LOC120438322 gene encoding uncharacterized protein LOC120438322, producing the protein MTTAKLLLFRALLAGFVLQSILRPVSSTLRYSSSELLFLRFQHLSTFPPASLLHPAIAWRPRQKYVHRGSRRNYRIDSRNSIPSLWSSHRRSARKPGKRTSDPGVLASPARSVCKACGDYPVSVGLLNVRSLSNKGPLVYDLLNDHNLDFLCLTETWQRPNDFADLNLTTPPGFVYTCQPRVSGRGGGLAILYNSKYKVRQEDKRRIKTTKMEERRTDLFY; encoded by the exons ATGACTACTGCTAAGTTGCTGCTCTTCCGGGCTCTTCTCGCTGGGTTTGTTCTGCAGTCCATACTCCGGCCCGTCTCCTCCACGCTGAGGTACTCGTCATCAGAGCTACTCTTCCTGCGCTTCCAGCACCTCTCGACCTTTCCGCCGGCTTCACTGCTACACCCTGCGATCGCCTGGCGCCCGCGTCAAAAGTATGTCCACCGCGGATCCAGACGGAACTACAGGATCGACAGCAGGAATTCGATACCATCCCTGTGGTCATCTCACCGCCGCTCCGCTAGGAAGCCTGGTAAACGGACTTCTGACCCTGGTGTGCTTGCTAGCCCTGCCCGGTCGGTTTGCAAAGCTTGCGGCGACTACCCCGTTTCCGTCGGATTGCTTAATGTCCGATCCCTCTCCAACAAGGGACCTCTTGTTTATGATCTTCTTAATGATCATAACCTGGACTTTCTATGTCTGACGGAGACCTGGCAGCGTCCAAATGATTTTGCCGATCTCAACCTGACTACTCCGCCTGGATTTGTTTACACCTGCCAGCCCCGTGTGTCGGGACGTGGGGGTGGCCTTGCGATCCTGTACAACAGCAAGTATAAG gtcagacaggaggacaagAGAAGGATCAAGACAACAAAGATGGAGGAAAGGAGGACGGATCTGTTTTACTGA